From Paraburkholderia flava, a single genomic window includes:
- the ahcY gene encoding adenosylhomocysteinase, whose protein sequence is MNAAVHDSKNSKDFVVADLSLADWGRKELDIAETEMPGLVQTREEYKAQQPLKGARIAGSLHMTIQTGVLIETLTALGADVRWASCNIFSTQDHAAAAIAKGGTPVFAFKGESLDEYWEFSHRIFEWPNGQFANMILDDGGDATLLLILGSKAEKDRSVISKPTNEEEVALYKSIASHLDADPVWYSTRLAHIKGVTEETTTGVHRLYQMEKEGRLPFPAINVNDSVTKSKFDNLYGCRESLVDGIKRATDVMIAGKIAVVAGYGDVGKGCAQSLRGLGATVWVTEIDPICALQAAMEGYRVVTMEYAADKADIFVTATGNYHVIGHDHMKAMRHNAIVCNIGHFDSEIDIASTRQYKWDNIKPQVDHIIFPDGKRVILLAEGRLVNLGCATGHPSFVMSNSFTNQTLAQIELFTEGNKYENKVYVLPKQLDEKVARLHLARIGANLTVLSDEQAGYIGVDKSGPYKPNHYRY, encoded by the coding sequence ATGAACGCCGCAGTTCACGATTCCAAAAACTCCAAAGATTTCGTCGTTGCAGACCTGTCGCTTGCCGACTGGGGCCGCAAGGAACTCGACATCGCTGAAACCGAAATGCCCGGCCTCGTGCAGACGCGCGAAGAGTACAAGGCGCAGCAGCCGCTGAAGGGCGCGCGCATCGCCGGTTCGCTGCACATGACGATCCAGACCGGCGTGCTGATCGAGACGCTGACCGCGCTCGGCGCGGATGTGCGCTGGGCATCGTGCAACATCTTCTCGACGCAGGACCACGCTGCCGCCGCGATCGCGAAGGGCGGCACGCCGGTGTTCGCATTCAAGGGCGAATCGCTCGACGAATACTGGGAGTTCTCGCACCGCATCTTCGAATGGCCGAACGGTCAGTTCGCCAACATGATCCTCGACGACGGCGGCGATGCAACGCTGCTGCTGATCCTCGGCTCGAAGGCAGAGAAAGATCGCTCGGTGATCTCGAAGCCGACCAACGAGGAAGAAGTCGCGCTGTACAAGTCGATCGCTTCGCACCTCGATGCGGACCCGGTGTGGTACTCGACGCGTCTCGCGCACATCAAGGGCGTCACCGAAGAAACGACGACCGGCGTGCACCGTCTGTATCAGATGGAAAAGGAAGGGCGTCTGCCGTTCCCGGCGATCAACGTGAACGACTCGGTCACGAAGTCGAAGTTCGACAACCTGTACGGCTGCCGCGAGTCGCTCGTCGACGGCATCAAGCGCGCAACCGACGTGATGATCGCAGGCAAGATCGCGGTCGTCGCGGGTTACGGCGACGTGGGCAAGGGCTGCGCGCAATCGCTGCGCGGTCTGGGCGCGACGGTGTGGGTCACCGAAATCGATCCGATCTGCGCACTGCAGGCAGCGATGGAAGGCTATCGTGTCGTCACGATGGAATACGCGGCGGATAAGGCCGACATTTTCGTCACGGCGACCGGCAACTATCACGTGATCGGCCACGACCACATGAAGGCGATGCGCCACAACGCGATCGTCTGCAACATCGGCCACTTCGATTCGGAAATCGATATCGCGTCGACCCGTCAGTACAAGTGGGACAACATCAAGCCGCAAGTCGACCACATCATTTTCCCGGACGGCAAGCGCGTGATCCTGCTGGCTGAAGGCCGCCTCGTGAACCTCGGCTGCGCGACGGGTCACCCGTCGTTCGTGATGTCGAACTCGTTCACGAACCAGACGCTCGCGCAGATCGAACTGTTCACCGAAGGCAACAAGTACGAGAACAAGGTGTACGTGCTGCCGAAGCAACTCGACGAAAAGGTCGCGCGTCTGCATCTGGCGCGCATCGGCGCGAACCTGACCGTGCTGTCCGACGAACAGGCCGGCTACATCGGCGTCGACAAGAGCGGTCCGTACAAGCCGAACCACTACCGCTACTGA
- a CDS encoding coniferyl aldehyde dehydrogenase, protein MKNDLPDTAALDALLREQRLAYLRAPFPSWETRKGHLKALRAMLLDNRDALADAMHADFGNRSKAEVLLAEFFVAKEEIDAALRHGKRWMRPQRRSTNKWLMPARARVVPQPLGVVGIIVPWNYPVLLAAGPLISALTAGNRAMIKMSELTPRTSALFEQLIGQTFARDHVAVVNGDAQIAAAFSALPFDHLLFTGSTKVGHDVMRAAAENLTPVTLELGGKSPVIVGPHARFDYAVDSLLAGKTLNAGQTCIAPDYVLVQRGKEAAFIARAKARMAKLYPDFARNPDYTSIVSDRHYARLQRLADEAVEAGAQLHPLSDAPADPTARRFPPVAVTGAPEHTRLMQEEIFGPLLPIVPYDTLDDAIAWINARPRPLSLYLYDDDRATIERVTRETIAGGMAINETLMHIACESLPFGGVGASGMGAYHGYEGFAAFSQMKPVLTQARFNARGLISPPYGKRFHALLKVMLRF, encoded by the coding sequence ATGAAAAACGATCTACCCGACACCGCCGCACTCGACGCACTGCTGCGCGAACAACGCCTCGCCTACCTGCGCGCACCGTTCCCGTCATGGGAAACACGCAAAGGTCATCTAAAGGCCTTGCGCGCAATGCTGCTCGACAACCGCGACGCACTCGCCGATGCGATGCACGCGGACTTCGGCAATCGATCGAAAGCCGAGGTGCTGCTCGCCGAGTTCTTCGTCGCGAAAGAAGAGATCGATGCCGCGCTACGACACGGCAAACGCTGGATGCGTCCGCAGCGTCGCAGCACCAACAAATGGCTGATGCCTGCGCGCGCGCGCGTGGTGCCGCAACCGCTTGGTGTCGTCGGCATCATCGTGCCGTGGAATTATCCGGTGCTGCTCGCGGCCGGTCCGCTGATCAGCGCGCTCACCGCCGGCAATCGCGCGATGATCAAGATGTCCGAACTCACGCCGCGCACGTCCGCGCTGTTCGAACAGCTGATCGGCCAGACCTTCGCGCGCGATCACGTCGCGGTCGTGAACGGCGATGCACAAATCGCCGCCGCGTTCAGCGCGCTGCCGTTCGATCATCTGCTGTTCACCGGCTCGACGAAGGTCGGTCACGACGTGATGCGCGCCGCCGCCGAAAATCTCACGCCGGTCACACTCGAACTCGGCGGCAAGTCGCCGGTGATCGTCGGGCCGCATGCGCGCTTCGACTACGCGGTCGACAGTCTGCTCGCCGGCAAGACGCTGAACGCGGGGCAGACCTGCATCGCGCCCGACTACGTGCTCGTGCAACGCGGCAAGGAAGCCGCGTTCATCGCGCGCGCGAAAGCGCGGATGGCGAAGCTGTACCCGGACTTCGCGCGCAATCCGGACTACACGTCGATCGTGTCGGACCGCCATTACGCGCGGCTGCAACGCCTCGCCGACGAAGCCGTCGAAGCGGGCGCGCAACTACATCCGCTCTCCGACGCGCCCGCCGATCCCACCGCGCGACGCTTTCCGCCGGTCGCGGTGACCGGTGCACCCGAGCACACGAGGCTGATGCAGGAAGAGATCTTCGGGCCGCTGCTGCCGATCGTCCCGTACGACACGCTCGACGATGCGATCGCGTGGATCAACGCGCGTCCCCGTCCGCTGTCGCTGTATCTGTACGACGACGACCGCGCGACAATCGAACGCGTCACGCGCGAGACGATCGCGGGCGGCATGGCGATCAACGAAACCTTGATGCACATCGCGTGCGAGAGTCTGCCGTTCGGCGGCGTCGGCGCGAGCGGCATGGGCGCGTATCACGGGTATGAGGGTTTCGCGGCGTTCTCGCAGATGAAGCCGGTGCTGACGCAGGCGCGCTTCAATGCGCGCGGGCTGATCTCGCCGCCGTACGGCAAGCGTTTTCATGCGTTGTTGAAGGTGATGCTGCGGTTCTAG
- a CDS encoding isovaleryl-CoA dehydrogenase yields the protein MERHGPGITHEVTNQVPPLADYNLFATDAALADALERDGAGWHREALLRDGAELGSPDTIALASLANRHTPELFTHSPRGERIDALEFHPAWHTLLGLLRREGLHALPFSDPQNGAMAARCAGYFLHAQLESGSLCPLTMTFASIPVLQREPALFDTLRDKLYSRTHDPRDVPLAQKTSAMIGMGMTEKQGGSDVRSNRTHAYAENGSGGRGAGYRLVGHKWFFSAPQCDAHLVLARTDDHEGLSCFFVPRFAPDGSKNAVQVQRLKDKLGNRSNASSEVEFLDAWGTMIGDEGRGVPTIIEMANYTRLDCVIGSAALMRAALVQAVHHARHRSAFGRHLADQPLMRNVLADLALESEAATVLFMRLAHAFENATNAPEERAWRRIVTPAAKYWVCKRTLEFTGEAMEVWGGNGYVEEGPMARFYREAPVNSIWEGSGNVMCLDVLRAIEREPDAAQALLAAWRADAHAHAHAHPALGAALERFLAALNDAPDAREASARRIAQQLVLIAQATLLVKHAPSYVADAFIATRLADGAGDSGRVYGTLPASFDHAAIVARAFPA from the coding sequence ATGGAACGGCACGGCCCAGGCATCACACACGAAGTGACGAATCAGGTTCCGCCGCTCGCGGACTACAACCTGTTCGCCACCGATGCCGCGCTCGCCGACGCACTCGAACGCGACGGTGCGGGCTGGCATCGCGAGGCCCTGCTGCGCGACGGTGCCGAACTCGGTTCGCCCGACACGATCGCGCTCGCGTCGCTCGCCAATCGCCACACGCCCGAACTCTTCACGCATAGCCCACGCGGCGAACGCATCGACGCGCTCGAATTCCATCCGGCGTGGCACACGCTGCTCGGACTGCTGCGTCGCGAGGGACTGCATGCGCTGCCGTTCTCCGATCCGCAAAACGGCGCGATGGCCGCGCGCTGCGCCGGCTACTTCCTGCATGCGCAGCTCGAATCCGGTTCGCTGTGTCCGCTGACGATGACGTTCGCGAGCATCCCCGTGCTGCAACGCGAGCCCGCGTTGTTCGACACGCTGCGCGACAAGCTCTACTCACGTACGCACGATCCGCGCGACGTGCCGCTCGCACAGAAGACATCCGCGATGATCGGCATGGGGATGACCGAGAAACAGGGCGGCTCCGATGTGCGCAGCAATCGCACGCATGCCTACGCCGAGAACGGTAGCGGTGGACGCGGCGCGGGCTATCGGCTCGTCGGTCACAAGTGGTTCTTTTCTGCGCCGCAGTGCGACGCGCATCTGGTGCTCGCGCGCACCGACGATCACGAGGGCCTGTCGTGCTTCTTCGTGCCGCGCTTCGCACCCGACGGCAGCAAGAACGCGGTCCAGGTGCAGCGTCTGAAGGACAAGCTCGGCAATCGCTCGAATGCGAGCAGCGAGGTCGAATTTCTCGACGCGTGGGGCACGATGATCGGCGACGAAGGCCGCGGCGTGCCGACCATCATCGAGATGGCGAACTACACGCGGCTCGACTGCGTGATCGGCAGCGCGGCGCTGATGCGCGCGGCACTTGTGCAGGCCGTGCATCACGCGCGGCATCGCAGCGCGTTCGGCCGGCATCTGGCGGATCAGCCGCTGATGCGCAACGTGCTCGCCGATCTCGCGCTCGAATCGGAAGCGGCGACGGTGCTGTTCATGCGTCTCGCGCACGCATTCGAGAACGCGACGAACGCGCCCGAAGAACGCGCGTGGCGCCGCATCGTGACGCCCGCCGCGAAGTACTGGGTCTGCAAGCGCACGCTCGAATTCACCGGCGAAGCGATGGAGGTGTGGGGCGGCAACGGCTACGTCGAGGAAGGTCCGATGGCGCGCTTCTATCGCGAGGCGCCGGTCAACTCGATCTGGGAAGGCTCCGGCAACGTGATGTGTCTCGACGTGTTGCGCGCGATCGAACGTGAGCCCGATGCGGCACAGGCGCTGCTCGCTGCGTGGCGTGCGGACGCGCATGCGCATGCGCATGCGCATCCTGCACTCGGCGCGGCGCTCGAACGTTTTCTGGCAGCACTGAATGATGCACCCGATGCACGCGAAGCATCGGCGCGCCGCATCGCGCAGCAACTCGTACTCATCGCGCAGGCGACGTTGCTCGTGAAGCACGCGCCGTCTTACGTCGCCGATGCGTTCATCGCGACGCGGCTCGCGGATGGTGCCGGCGACAGTGGTCGCGTGTACGGCACACTGCCGGCGTCGTTCGATCATGCGGCGATTGTGGCGCGGGCGTTTCCGGCGTGA
- a CDS encoding DUF3601 domain-containing protein, translated as MQGPRAPQTWTAQTPARSYGTLIPGRRYEVQRPFVDYDGDMHMPGERWTFLGSNFLPYDDGLSLFVSLDGKQEWHIRLQDRPEEQAAIIATLAQHVVEVKENDAGSPPPIPATPAVSPGTASSAARSLAVTALPGVVVGAVAGYAIAVSMYDGEAARMSTAIALGGALVGLVVGVLLGLRMHAARQWQALRAAVPIGLPAASVEALLGKPDRQMELFPSSAAATTWTYVHATFAGIRLRSGTAIDFDRRDRVLDVRRLRGWR; from the coding sequence ATGCAAGGACCCCGAGCGCCGCAGACGTGGACCGCGCAGACGCCGGCACGCAGCTACGGCACGCTGATCCCCGGACGCCGCTACGAAGTGCAGCGCCCGTTCGTCGATTATGACGGCGACATGCACATGCCCGGCGAACGCTGGACGTTTCTCGGCAGCAATTTCTTGCCGTACGACGATGGGCTGTCGCTGTTCGTTTCGCTGGACGGCAAGCAGGAATGGCACATCCGTCTGCAGGATCGACCGGAAGAGCAGGCGGCGATCATCGCCACGCTCGCGCAGCATGTGGTCGAGGTGAAGGAGAACGACGCGGGCTCGCCACCGCCCATACCGGCGACGCCTGCCGTTTCGCCCGGCACGGCATCGAGTGCTGCACGCTCGCTCGCCGTCACCGCGTTGCCGGGTGTGGTCGTCGGTGCGGTTGCGGGTTATGCGATCGCGGTATCGATGTACGACGGTGAGGCTGCGCGGATGTCGACTGCGATCGCGCTCGGTGGTGCTCTTGTGGGTCTTGTCGTGGGTGTGCTGCTGGGTCTGCGCATGCATGCCGCGCGGCAATGGCAGGCGCTGCGCGCTGCCGTGCCGATCGGGTTGCCGGCGGCGTCGGTCGAAGCGCTGCTCGGCAAACCCGATAGACAGATGGAGCTATTCCCGTCCAGCGCGGCGGCGACGACCTGGACCTATGTGCACGCGACGTTCGCGGGCATCCGTTTGCGCTCGGGTACGGCAATCGATTTCGACCGTCGCGATCGCGTGCTCGATGTTCGCAGGCTGCGTGGTTGGAGGTAG
- a CDS encoding phage holin family protein yields the protein MSLLLTWLVNALALLIITYIVPSIHIRSFGTALIVAIVLGLINAVLRPVLILLTLPVTILTLGLFILVVNALCFWLCASLLKGFEVSGFWSAFFGSILYSIVSWLLSALIFGNRSLG from the coding sequence ATGTCTCTACTGCTGACCTGGCTCGTCAACGCGCTCGCGCTGCTGATCATCACGTACATCGTTCCGTCGATCCACATCCGCAGCTTCGGTACCGCGCTGATCGTCGCGATCGTGCTCGGGCTGATCAATGCGGTGCTGCGTCCGGTGCTGATCCTGCTGACGCTGCCCGTGACGATACTCACGCTCGGCCTCTTCATCCTCGTCGTCAATGCGCTGTGCTTCTGGCTGTGCGCATCGCTGCTGAAGGGATTCGAAGTGTCGGGTTTCTGGTCCGCATTCTTCGGCTCGATTCTGTACAGCATCGTGTCGTGGCTGCTGTCCGCGCTCATTTTCGGTAACCGTTCGCTCGGTTAA
- a CDS encoding GMC family oxidoreductase — MQYDYIIVGAGSGGCSLASRLADRCPDATIALIEAGPHTDRNLFVNMPTGVAAVVPYKLKTNYGFETEPQPGLAGRRGYQPRGRGFGGSSAINAMIYTRGHPLDYDEWAELGCTGWSWQDVLPYFRRAEGNERGADALHGADGPLTVSDLRFRNPFSQRFVQAALEAGYRANPDFNGPDQEGVGFYQVTQRDGRRCSVARAYVYDRARPNLHTIADATVLRVTFDGTRASGVEVVRGGRTEILEARAEVVLAAGAFNTPQLLMCSGIGPAEHLRAFGVRVLHDAPDVGQNLIDHIDFTINKRVRSIEPTGISLRGIARMVPQFVEFSRHGRGMLSSNVAEAGGFVKSRPTLDRPDLQLHFCAALVDDHNRHMHWGHGYSLHVCVLRPKSRGTVALASADARVAPRIDPRFFSDSRDLDLLVDGAHIARRILDAPSLALCGGKELYTDPGQSDAELRDTIAAHADTIYHPVATCRMGSDERSVVDPQLRVRGVSGLRIVDASVMPTLIGGNTNAPTVMIGERAAELIAEARRVSETAAEKVMA, encoded by the coding sequence ATGCAATACGACTACATCATCGTGGGCGCGGGTTCCGGCGGCTGTTCGCTGGCGAGCCGGCTCGCGGACCGCTGCCCCGACGCGACGATCGCGTTGATCGAAGCGGGGCCGCACACCGACCGCAATCTGTTCGTCAACATGCCGACCGGCGTCGCGGCGGTCGTGCCGTACAAGCTGAAGACCAACTACGGTTTCGAAACCGAACCGCAGCCGGGACTCGCCGGACGACGCGGCTATCAGCCACGCGGTCGCGGCTTCGGCGGATCGAGTGCGATCAACGCGATGATCTACACGCGCGGTCATCCGCTCGATTACGACGAATGGGCCGAACTCGGTTGCACCGGCTGGTCGTGGCAGGACGTGCTGCCGTACTTCCGTCGCGCGGAAGGCAACGAGCGCGGCGCCGACGCGCTGCACGGCGCGGACGGCCCGCTGACGGTCAGCGATCTGCGCTTTCGCAATCCGTTTTCGCAGCGCTTCGTGCAGGCGGCGCTCGAAGCCGGCTATCGCGCGAACCCCGATTTCAACGGACCGGACCAGGAAGGCGTCGGCTTCTATCAGGTGACGCAACGCGACGGCCGACGCTGCAGCGTCGCGCGCGCATACGTGTACGACCGCGCGCGGCCGAACCTGCATACGATCGCCGATGCGACCGTGCTGCGCGTGACCTTCGACGGCACGCGCGCGAGCGGTGTCGAAGTCGTGCGCGGCGGTCGCACCGAAATACTCGAGGCGCGCGCAGAAGTCGTGCTTGCGGCGGGCGCGTTCAATACGCCGCAACTGCTGATGTGTTCGGGCATCGGACCCGCCGAGCATCTGCGCGCATTCGGTGTGCGCGTGCTGCACGATGCGCCGGACGTCGGACAGAACCTGATCGATCACATCGACTTCACGATCAACAAGCGCGTGCGCTCGATCGAGCCGACCGGCATCTCGCTGCGAGGTATTGCGCGAATGGTCCCGCAGTTCGTCGAATTTTCGCGGCATGGTCGCGGGATGCTGTCGAGCAACGTCGCGGAGGCGGGCGGTTTCGTGAAGAGCCGTCCGACGCTCGACCGGCCCGATCTGCAACTGCATTTCTGCGCGGCACTCGTCGACGATCACAACCGTCACATGCACTGGGGGCACGGCTATTCGCTGCACGTATGCGTGCTGCGGCCGAAGAGTCGCGGCACCGTCGCACTCGCGAGTGCGGATGCACGCGTCGCGCCGCGTATCGATCCGCGTTTCTTCAGCGACTCGCGCGATCTCGATCTGCTGGTCGATGGTGCGCATATCGCGCGACGCATTCTCGATGCGCCTTCGCTTGCGCTGTGCGGTGGTAAAGAGCTGTACACGGATCCGGGGCAAAGCGATGCGGAACTGCGCGACACGATCGCCGCGCACGCGGACACGATCTATCACCCGGTCGCCACGTGCCGGATGGGCAGCGATGAGCGCTCGGTGGTCGATCCGCAGTTGCGTGTGCGTGGGGTGTCGGGGCTGCGGATCGTCGATGCATCGGTGATGCCGACGCTGATCGGCGGGAATACGAATGCGCCGACGGTGATGATCGGGGAGCGGGCGGCGGAGTTGATTGCAGAGGCGCGTCGCGTGAGCGAGACGGCGGCGGAGAAGGTGATGGCTTGA
- a CDS encoding CidA/LrgA family protein produces the protein MQRIARIGRIAVQSAALGAVWFAADFVVRTLDLPLPGGVVGLIALLALLFCGGVAPRWVKAGADWLLSDMLLFFIPAAVAAVQYGGLFREDGWRLALVVIGGTLMVMIAVAFAVEQAARLERRVALRRVRVARVIESRGPSYQQY, from the coding sequence ATGCAGCGCATCGCGCGAATCGGCCGGATCGCAGTGCAGAGCGCAGCGCTCGGCGCGGTGTGGTTCGCCGCCGACTTCGTCGTGCGCACGCTCGACCTGCCGCTGCCCGGCGGCGTGGTCGGTCTGATCGCGCTGTTGGCGCTGCTGTTCTGCGGCGGCGTCGCGCCGCGTTGGGTCAAGGCCGGTGCCGACTGGCTGCTGTCCGACATGCTGCTGTTCTTCATCCCGGCGGCGGTCGCGGCCGTGCAGTACGGCGGGCTATTTCGCGAAGACGGCTGGCGCCTCGCGCTGGTCGTGATCGGCGGGACGTTGATGGTGATGATTGCCGTCGCGTTCGCGGTCGAGCAGGCGGCTCGGCTTGAACGCCGCGTCGCATTGCGGCGCGTGCGGGTCGCGCGCGTGATCGAATCGCGTGGCCCTTCGTACCAACAGTACTGA
- a CDS encoding EscU/YscU/HrcU family type III secretion system export apparatus switch protein, translated as MSRTSRKSAAALSYDAQNADAAPRVVAKGYGLVAEMIVQRAKEAGLYVHEAPQMVSLLMQVDLDSRIPPQLYQAVAELLAWLHRLESGTPDDATQTPVPVPVPYRRK; from the coding sequence ATGAGCCGCACCAGTCGAAAAAGCGCCGCCGCGCTGAGCTACGACGCGCAGAACGCGGACGCTGCGCCGCGTGTGGTCGCGAAGGGCTACGGGCTCGTCGCGGAGATGATCGTGCAGCGCGCGAAGGAAGCGGGCCTCTACGTGCACGAGGCGCCGCAGATGGTGTCGCTGCTGATGCAGGTCGACCTCGATTCGCGGATTCCGCCGCAGCTGTATCAGGCCGTCGCGGAACTGCTCGCGTGGCTGCATCGGCTGGAAAGCGGCACGCCGGACGATGCGACGCAGACACCTGTACCGGTGCCTGTGCCGTACCGGCGGAAATAA
- a CDS encoding LysR family transcriptional regulator has product MELRALRYFVEVVRQQSFTVAAEQMFVTQPTISKMVKALEDEVGSPLLLRDGRQMVLTDAGRIVFQRGQDVLAAHAQLQAELNDLDKLGRGELTIGIPPMGGALFTPAIAAFRQRYPKIDLKLFEQGSRGIETALISGELELGGVLQPVDPETIDVLPMSRQLLWLVARRGSRWDGAQQVRLADLASEPFVFYGESLALNDVVLNACRTAGFAPTIVGRSAHWDFMAALVQAGVGIALLPEPYCRRLDTAQLACCPVVEPEIPWEMAIGWRRNGYLSHAARAWLEVARETLAAQTDDEFMPMPAALKHPAAK; this is encoded by the coding sequence GTGGAACTGCGCGCACTCCGCTATTTCGTCGAAGTCGTTCGTCAGCAGAGCTTCACCGTCGCGGCCGAGCAGATGTTCGTCACGCAGCCGACCATCAGCAAGATGGTCAAGGCACTCGAGGACGAAGTCGGCTCGCCGCTGCTGCTGCGCGACGGTCGCCAGATGGTGCTCACCGACGCCGGACGCATCGTGTTCCAGCGCGGCCAGGACGTGCTCGCCGCGCATGCGCAGCTGCAGGCCGAACTCAACGATCTCGACAAACTCGGTCGCGGCGAACTGACCATCGGCATCCCGCCGATGGGCGGCGCGCTCTTCACGCCGGCCATCGCAGCGTTCCGGCAGCGTTATCCGAAGATCGATCTGAAGCTGTTCGAGCAGGGCTCACGTGGGATCGAGACCGCGCTGATCAGCGGCGAACTCGAACTGGGCGGCGTGCTGCAACCGGTCGATCCCGAGACGATCGACGTGCTGCCGATGTCGCGTCAACTGCTGTGGCTCGTCGCGCGTCGCGGCTCGCGCTGGGATGGCGCGCAGCAGGTGCGGCTCGCCGATCTCGCGAGCGAGCCGTTCGTGTTCTACGGCGAAAGCCTCGCGCTGAACGACGTCGTGCTGAACGCGTGCCGCACCGCCGGTTTCGCGCCGACGATCGTCGGCCGTAGCGCGCATTGGGACTTCATGGCCGCGCTCGTGCAGGCAGGCGTCGGCATCGCGCTGCTGCCCGAGCCGTACTGTCGACGGCTCGATACCGCGCAGCTCGCGTGCTGTCCGGTGGTCGAGCCGGAGATTCCGTGGGAGATGGCGATCGGCTGGCGACGCAACGGCTACCTGTCACATGCGGCGCGTGCGTGGCTCGAGGTCGCGCGTGAGACGTTAGCCGCGCAGACGGATGATGAGTTCATGCCCATGCCGGCCGCCCTGAAGCATCCGGCCGCGAAATAG
- a CDS encoding LrgB family protein: protein MSTLYASLFADDASRLIAAGCFVLTVALYFASKALYARYPSPWLTPLVSVPAVLAAIVLVAHIPYAVYFRDTRWLMWLLGPATVAFAVPIYEYRALLKQHWISLAVGVGVGVVVAVGGSLVLAKLLHLSPDLQRSLMTRSISTPFALAVSDRIHAPRELTALFVIATGVCGMLFGEIVLALLPLRTRLARGALFGAAAHGVGTAKARELGSEEGVVASLTMMIAGIVMVLAAPLLGFLPV, encoded by the coding sequence ATGAGCACCCTCTACGCGTCACTCTTCGCCGACGACGCCTCGCGCCTGATCGCGGCCGGTTGCTTCGTGCTGACGGTTGCGCTGTATTTCGCGTCGAAGGCGCTGTACGCGCGCTATCCGTCGCCGTGGCTGACGCCGCTTGTTTCGGTGCCCGCTGTGCTCGCCGCGATCGTGCTGGTCGCGCACATTCCGTACGCGGTCTACTTCCGCGACACCCGCTGGCTGATGTGGCTGCTCGGGCCCGCGACCGTCGCGTTCGCGGTGCCTATCTACGAATACCGCGCGCTGTTAAAGCAGCACTGGATCTCGCTTGCGGTGGGTGTCGGTGTCGGTGTGGTGGTGGCGGTCGGTGGATCGCTCGTGCTCGCGAAACTGCTGCATCTGTCGCCGGATCTGCAGCGCAGCCTGATGACGCGCTCGATCTCGACGCCGTTCGCGCTCGCAGTGTCCGACCGGATCCACGCGCCGCGCGAGTTGACCGCGTTGTTCGTGATCGCGACCGGTGTCTGCGGGATGCTGTTCGGCGAGATCGTGCTGGCGTTGCTGCCGCTGCGCACGCGGCTCGCGCGCGGCGCGCTGTTCGGTGCGGCCGCGCACGGCGTCGGCACCGCGAAGGCGCGCGAGCTGGGTAGCGAGGAAGGCGTCGTCGCGAGCCTGACGATGATGATCGCCGGCATCGTGATGGTGCTGGCCGCGCCGCTGCTCGGCTTCCTGCCGGTTTAG